CGCAGCGGCGCATTCCCCGACAGCAGCCTGCCCATGAAGGACAAGGCCGACCCGCACAGCAGCAACCGGGTCCGGGAACCGGCGCGCTGCTCGCGCAGGGGGCGGAGCGCTTCCTGGATGACAGACGGCAGTTCCGGGTTGGCTTTGGCGAGGTACGGGAACTCGTCGATGACCACCGGCACCGGGCGCTCGGTGCCCAGGGCGAGAAGCGCGTCTACGACCTCCGACCAGTTGGCGAAGTGGAACGGGCTCGGCGGTCGCACATGTGTCGTCAGAGCAGCACTGATCCGGCGCAGCGACTCCGCGTCGGCGGCCTCGGTGGCTCCGAAATAGAAGCCGCCCGCGGCGCGGCAGGCGGCGTCCAGCAGGAAGGTCTTTCCCTGACGCCTCCGTCCGGAGACCACTCCGAGGGTCGCACCGGGTTGCGGGTCGGTGATGAAGCGCGTGAGTGCCGACCACTCGTAGTCACGGTCGAACATCTCGATCGGCCTGTCCATGAGCACTCCGTATAGATAGAAGTACACTTCTATAAAGCGTACCTCTATCTATCGCGCCGCTGTGCTGAACACGGGACTACCGCGCCTGGAAGCAGTTCTTCGAGTGCGCCGCGGTCGGGGATGATCGCCTTCACGATGCTGGGCCGCAGCGAAGGCGGCCCAGAAGATCGGAACGGTGATCCAGGACGCCTGTGAAACGGCCCTGTGGGCAAAAACCAGGACAACGTGGGCTGGGAACACGTCGAAGGGCCCCACCGCAAGCAGTGGGGCCCTTCGACATCGTGCCCGGTGAGGCACTGGCGGAGGATACGAGATTCGAACTCGTGAGGGGTTGCCCCCAACACGCTTTCCAAGCGTGCGCCCTAGGCCTCTAGGCGAATCCTCCGCCGGGAACATTACATGAAGGCCAGGAGTGCTAGCGAACTCGTTCCCGGTCGGCCGATCGGGTACCCTGGGCGCAGCCCCTCACGTGGCGCTATCTGACTGAACTCCCCCAGGGCCGGAAGGCAGCAAGGGTAGGTTGGCTCTGGCGGGTGCGTGGGGGGCCCTTGCGTTCCCGGGATCGGTTGTCCGTGCCGCGTGCCGCGTGTGGTCTGTGCCCTCGCTGCCTGTGCCATCCCTCTCGTCTCCGGGCTCCGGGCTCCGGACTGCGGCGGGACTCGTTGTCGGTGGGCGCCTATAACCTCGTAGGCGTGTCGTCTCTCGCGCTGTACCGCCGTTATCGCCCGGAGTCGTTCGCCGAGGTCATCGGGCAGGAGCATGTCACCGACCCGTTGCAGCAGGCGCTGCGGAACAACCGGGTCAATCACGCGTACCTGTTCAGTGGTCCGCGCGGCTGTGGCAAGACGACCAGTGCGCGCATCCTGGCGCGCTGTCTGAACTGTGAGCAGGGTCCCACCCCGACGCCCTGCGGGGAGTGCCACTCCTGTCGTGACCTGGCGCGCAACGGGCCCGGTTCCATCGACGTCATCGAGATCGACGCGGCGTCGCACGGTGGTGTGGACGACGCCCGTGAGCTGCGCGAGAAGGCGTTCTTCGGGCCGGCCGCCAGTCGCTACAAGATCTACATCATCGACGAGGCGCACATGGTCACCCCGGCGGGCTTCAACGCCCTGCTGAAGGTGGTCGAGGAGCCGCCCGAGCACCTCAAGTTCATCTTCGCCACCACCGAGCCCGAGAAGGTCATCGGGACGATCCGCTCGCGTACGCACCACTATCCGTTCCGGCTCGTGCCGCCGGGCACGCTGCGCGACTACCTCGGCGAGGTGTGCGGGCGCGAGGAGATCCCGGTCGAGGAGGGCGTACTGCCGCTGGTGGTGCGGGCGGGCGCCGGGTCCGTGCGTGACTCGATGTCCGTCATGGACCAGCTGCTCGCCGGGGCCCGCGCCGAGGGCGTGACGTATGCCATGGCCACCTCGCTGCTCGGGTACACCGACGGCTCGCTGCTCGACTCCGTGGTCGAGGCCTTCGCCTCGGGGGACGGCGCCGCGGCCTTCGAGGTCGTGGACCGGGTCATCGAAGGCGGCAACGACCCCCGCCGCTTCGTCGCCGACCTGCTGGAGCGGCTCCGTGACCTGGTGATTCTCGCCGCGGTCCCGGACGCCGCGGAGAAGAGTCTGCTCGACGCGCCCGCCGATGTCGTCGAGCGTATGCAGGCCCAGGCCGGTGTCTTCGGCGCCGCCGAACTGAGCCGCGCCGCCGACCTCGTCTACCAGGGCCTGACCGAGATGCGCGGCGCCACCGCTCCGCGCCTCCAACTCGAGCTGATCTGCGCCCGCGTCCTGCTGCCCGCCGCCTACGAGGACGAGCGCGCCGTACTCGCCCGCCTCGAACGGCTCGAACGCGGCGGCCTCCAGATCATGCCCGGCAGCCCGACGCCCCCCGTGGCCTACGCGCCCGGGGCCGGAGCGCACCCGCCGATGCAGGCGGACCCGAACGCGGCGGGGCCGGGGGGCGGTCCCGCCGGTGGCGCGGGGTACGGAAACGTGCCGCCCGGTGGGGGACCGGCGGCGGCGCGGGCTGCGGTACGGGGTGGTGGGGTTCTCGCTCCCACTCCGGCGCCCACTGCTCCCGCTCCCACTCCGGCTTCCGCTCCTCCTTCTGCTGCCCCACCCTCTACCTCTCCCTTCCCCCCTCCGTCTCCCTCGGCTTCCGCCGATGTGCCCTCCGAGGTGGCGCCCGCGCAGTCCGATGGAGGTGGCCAGCCCGCCCCGGGCGAGGCCGGACCCGGCGTTGCGGCAGAGACCGGAGCCGGGACCGGTGGCACCGGCGGGCGGCCCGGAGCCTGGCCCGGTGCGGCGGCGCCTGGCAGCGGAGGTGCTGGTGCCGGGGGCGGCGCCGACCGTCGTCCCGGCGGCTGGCCCACGGCTGCCGCGGCAGGCAGCGGGCAGGCCCAGGCTCCGGGACGCGCCGCTCCGCCGACGGCGCCGAGCGCCACGGGATCCAGTACGCCGGGACCGAGCTCGGCGCCCGCGACCTCAGCGGGACCGGCCTCCCAGGGACCGGCCTCCGCGCCCCCGAACCAGGCAGGCCCGGGCGGCACCTCGCCAGGCGCAGGCGCAGCTACTGGCGGTGGCGGCGGCACTGGCGGCGGCCTCGACCCCCGAACCCTGTGGCCGAACATCCTTGAGGCGGTCAAGAACCGGCGCCGGTTCACCTGGATTCTGCTGAGCCAGAACGCCCAGGTCGCCGGGTTCGACGGGACCACGCTCCAGCTCGGTTTCGTGAACGCGGGTGCCCGCGACAACTTCGCCAGCAGCGGCAGCGAGGAAGTGCTGCGGCAGGCGCTGGCCGAGGAGTTCAACCTCCCGTGGAAGGTCGAGGCGATCGTCGACCCCTCGGGCGGCAGCGCACCGCCCCCGGCGGCGGGCGGCTTCGGCGGTGGGCCGGGCGGTGGCTCCGGCGGCGGCTCGTACGGCGCCGGGGGTACTGGTGGTTCGTACGGCGGCGGTGGCTCCGGCGCCGGAGGCGGCAGCTCGTACGGCGGTGGTGGTGGAGGTGTCGGTGGTGGCTCGGGGCCGTCCGCTCCGCAGGCGTCGGCCGGTCCCTCGGCAGGCGGGCCGGGTGCGCAGCCGCAGCAGTCCGGTCCCGGGGGATCCGGGCACAGCGGCCCCGCCGCCTCCGGATCGCCCGCGCCGTCCTCGGCACCGCCCGCGCAGAGACCGGGCGCCGGTACCCCGGCAGCCGCTTCCGCACCGCGACCTCCGGAGCCGCAGTACGTGGCACCCGAGGACGACGTACCGGCCGAGGACGACGACGACCTCGACGCCTCCGCGGCCCTTTCCGGCCATGAACTGATCGTCCGCGAACTCGGCGCGACGGTCGTCGAGGAGACCCCGCACGGGGGATGACGGGTAGGGCGGGGGCTGACCTGGGTAGGGCGGGGACAACTCGGCTGGGACGAGGGGATGCCCAGGCTGGGACAGGAGATGACCCGGGTGGGCGGAGCGTGGAAGCGGCTGGGGCAGAGCGCGGAAGCGGGCGGAGCACGGAAGTTGGCGAGTTCGGGGCGCGGAAGCGGGCGGGTTCGGAGGAATCCACCAACCTCCCGACCCCCCTCCACTCGGCGGCCCGTACAAGAGCGGGGCGGCGTCGGCGGATAGGCTGGGCGGCGTGAAGGTCCTTGTCATCGGCGGCGGTGCCCGCGAACACGCCCTGTGCCGCTCCCTGTCCCTCGACCCCGACGTCAGCGCTCTGCACTGCGCGCCCGGCAACGCCGGTATCGGCGAACTGGCCGAACTGCACACGGTGGACGCCCTCGACGGCGATGCCGTGGCCGTGCTCGCGCGCCGGCTCGGGGCCGGTCTGGTGGTCGTCGGGCCCGAGGCCCCGCTGGTCGAGGGGGTCGCCGACGCCGTACGGGAAGCCGGTATCGCCTGCTTCGGGCCGAGCGCCGAGGCGGCGCGGCTCGAAGGGTCCAAGGCCTTCGCCAAGGACGTGATGGCCGCGGCCGGTGTGCCGACCGCCCGTAGCTACGTCTGCACCACGGCCGCGGAGATCGACGAGGCACTGGACGCCTTCGGCGCCCCGTACGTGGTCAAGGACGACGGGCTCGCGGCGGGCAAGGGCGTCGTCGTGACCGACGATCTCGCCGCCGCGCGCGAACACGCACTGGCCTGCGGACGGGTCGTCATCGAGGAGTACCTCGACGGTCCCGAGGTCTCCCTCTTCGCGATCACCGACGGTACGACGGTGCTGCCGCTCCAGCCCGCCCAGGACTTCAAGCGCGCCCTCGACGGCGACGAGGGCCCCAACACCGGTGGCATGGGCGCCTATTCGCCGCTGCCCTGGGCCGATTCCGGCCTGGTCGACGAGGTGCTGCGGACCGTGCTGCAGCCCACCGTCGACGAACTCCGCCGCCGTGGCACCCCCTTCTCCGGCCTCCTCTACGCGGGCCTCGCGCTGACCTCGCGCGGCGTGCGCGTCATCGAGTTCAACGCCCGGTTCGGCGACCCCGAGACCCAGGTCGTCCTGGCCCGTCTGCGGACCCCGCTGGCCGGAGTGCTGCTCGCCGCCGCCGAGGGCACCCTCGCGGACCTCGAACCGCTGCGCTGGAGCGAGGACGCGGCGGTCACCGTCGTCGTCGCCTCGCACAACTACCCCGGCACCCCGCGCACCGGCGACCCCATCACCGGCCTGGACGAGGTCGTCCAGAACGACGCCCCGCACGCCTACGTCCTGCACGCGGGCACCCGGCACACCGACGCCGCCGTCCTCAGCTCCGGCGGCCGCGTCCTGTCCGTCACGGCCACCGGCCCCGACCTGGCCCGCGCCCGCGAGCGCGCGTACACCGCGGTCGGCCGTATCCACCTCGACGGTTCGCACCACCGGACCGACATCGCGGCCAAGGCGGCGGCGGACACGGTCTGACGGGCGGATGGTCTGACGGCCGGACGGCCCGGCGGGCCGGTGGCCCGGTGGCCCGACGGGCCGAGCGAGGTTCCGCGGTTTCGTAGTTCTGTTCAGGTCAGGTCAGTTCAGTTCAGCGAAGCGGGCGGCGGCAGGAGACGGCTGAAACGGCCCCTCCTGCCGCCGCCCTCTTTTGTGCCTCCCGAACAGCGTTCCCGTACGCCGTTGTGTCTCTCCCATACGCCCCCGCCCCCCTCCCGTACGTCCCCGCGTCCCGCCCGCACGCCCCGGCTCACGCGTCGCCGTAGATCTCGCCGTACGACAGCCGCACCTCCTATACGCCTCGCAGGCCTCGGATTTCCCCTCTTTCCCCAAAGCCATTCCATTGGGTGAGGCGCTGCGCTACGGGCTGACGGGCGGGGCGGCCCCAACTACTGTGCGGCGCAAGCTTTCCGGTACGTGGCTCCTCGGCCGTATCGGGCACTTGGCCCACTGCCATTGCGATGTCAGTGGCGGCTGCCACAGTGGGGGAGTGAGCAGAGCTGAGGATGTGCGCGCGGGGATTCCGGCATCGTGTCCGGGGTCGCGGCAGGCGCGCCGGGACTGCCGTCGGCGAGCGTAGGGGGTGACAGCGGCCGTGTCCGGTACGGGTGTGGAGATGGGTGCGCGAGTGGCGCGGGCCCGGGCCCTGGGAGTGCTGCGGATTCGCGGCCGGGCACTGGCCGTCGCGCTGCTGCCCGCCGCCGTGTTCGTGATCCTCCTGGTCGCCGGTGCCACGGAACGTCTCACCGGTGCGGCCTGGGACGTGGTGCGCTGGGTCGTCGGCGCCGTCGCCGTCGTGGTGCTCCTGTGCGCGGTCGGGGTCGGCCTGGTCGTGGCACGTGCCCGGCCCGCGCTGAGCCCCACGGTGCCCATCCCCGAGCATGCCGCCCCGGACCTGTACCGGCTGGTGCGCGAACTGGCCGACCGGCTGGGCGTCCCCGCGCCCTCGGCGATAGCCCTCACCCCGGACTGCGACAGCTGGCTGGAGGACCGCACCCATCGGGCGCATCGTGGGCACGACGTGGTTACGGGAGCGTCGGGGACGGGGGTTGGGTCGGGCGCGAGTGCCGTCGCAGGGTCAACTTCCGCCCCGGCTACGGGTTCCGGCTCCAGTTCCAGTTCCAGCTC
This is a stretch of genomic DNA from Streptomyces sp. NA04227. It encodes these proteins:
- a CDS encoding DNA polymerase III subunit gamma and tau gives rise to the protein MSSLALYRRYRPESFAEVIGQEHVTDPLQQALRNNRVNHAYLFSGPRGCGKTTSARILARCLNCEQGPTPTPCGECHSCRDLARNGPGSIDVIEIDAASHGGVDDARELREKAFFGPAASRYKIYIIDEAHMVTPAGFNALLKVVEEPPEHLKFIFATTEPEKVIGTIRSRTHHYPFRLVPPGTLRDYLGEVCGREEIPVEEGVLPLVVRAGAGSVRDSMSVMDQLLAGARAEGVTYAMATSLLGYTDGSLLDSVVEAFASGDGAAAFEVVDRVIEGGNDPRRFVADLLERLRDLVILAAVPDAAEKSLLDAPADVVERMQAQAGVFGAAELSRAADLVYQGLTEMRGATAPRLQLELICARVLLPAAYEDERAVLARLERLERGGLQIMPGSPTPPVAYAPGAGAHPPMQADPNAAGPGGGPAGGAGYGNVPPGGGPAAARAAVRGGGVLAPTPAPTAPAPTPASAPPSAAPPSTSPFPPPSPSASADVPSEVAPAQSDGGGQPAPGEAGPGVAAETGAGTGGTGGRPGAWPGAAAPGSGGAGAGGGADRRPGGWPTAAAAGSGQAQAPGRAAPPTAPSATGSSTPGPSSAPATSAGPASQGPASAPPNQAGPGGTSPGAGAATGGGGGTGGGLDPRTLWPNILEAVKNRRRFTWILLSQNAQVAGFDGTTLQLGFVNAGARDNFASSGSEEVLRQALAEEFNLPWKVEAIVDPSGGSAPPPAAGGFGGGPGGGSGGGSYGAGGTGGSYGGGGSGAGGGSSYGGGGGGVGGGSGPSAPQASAGPSAGGPGAQPQQSGPGGSGHSGPAASGSPAPSSAPPAQRPGAGTPAAASAPRPPEPQYVAPEDDVPAEDDDDLDASAALSGHELIVRELGATVVEETPHGG
- the purD gene encoding phosphoribosylamine--glycine ligase encodes the protein MKVLVIGGGAREHALCRSLSLDPDVSALHCAPGNAGIGELAELHTVDALDGDAVAVLARRLGAGLVVVGPEAPLVEGVADAVREAGIACFGPSAEAARLEGSKAFAKDVMAAAGVPTARSYVCTTAAEIDEALDAFGAPYVVKDDGLAAGKGVVVTDDLAAAREHALACGRVVIEEYLDGPEVSLFAITDGTTVLPLQPAQDFKRALDGDEGPNTGGMGAYSPLPWADSGLVDEVLRTVLQPTVDELRRRGTPFSGLLYAGLALTSRGVRVIEFNARFGDPETQVVLARLRTPLAGVLLAAAEGTLADLEPLRWSEDAAVTVVVASHNYPGTPRTGDPITGLDEVVQNDAPHAYVLHAGTRHTDAAVLSSGGRVLSVTATGPDLARARERAYTAVGRIHLDGSHHRTDIAAKAAADTV